atggCAATGATACCTTGACCTTTTGTTAATTTCCAGCGAATTATAATCTACCACTGATTTAATTGTCAAAgtagttaatataaaaaatttaattattgcagaaaTGAAGATAGAATGTTTTACCAACTGAAACTTTGAAcagtttatttcaaaattcggTAAGAAGTATTATCGTATACGATTGATATATCCAATATACACGTATGTGAatgattttatgataaattctGCATAAAACATGTGTTATCAAGTTATTTTGCGACACATGCGTAATGTGAACCTATGTTTTGCGCAAAATGTAGCCAGATGCGAAAGAGCGCCGCTTTTAATCACCAGTCCGCTGCGTCACTGAAAAGAGCACGAGAAAAATAACGTTTCCTCATGTACTCGTAACTTCGAAAtggctctttctctctcgcaagAGAGCAAGAGACGCAAGGAAGATGATCTTTTTTAAACGGGTCGAGCGTCACCATGCAAGCAGTCACTCCCCCGCCGCCGTTATTCGCGCTCCATGCATCCCATTCTGCGTTGCATCCGTTTTGCGGCTATCCGACGAACGAGATGCATCTGTTAGCATGTGCGCGAAATCTCATGGTATTCTCGGTATAGATTTAGGCCGAATATGCGCGCGATGCCTCCACAGATCGGCGATGCCCGACGACCGATGcgataatcttgaaatttgcgacaattatattttaagatttgcatgcacttataattaaacgtattattaaagaattttatcaagTGCGAATAAATTGATTACACTATGGTTGCAAATCATTCAACACAATAAAAACTTCATATTACACGGaatgcaattttatacatCAGTATATACTCAGTCATTAACATCACaacttatatatatctcgttattattatttttagatatattatagaagatatttataagtatataaaaaaactcctaatctatatataatgtgttgcagatatataaaaacttcTAAATccttgtaattttaatgtataattgtattgtattttctaattatttatttgatcatAATGCGACTCAACACTTCACTCTGTAATATCTCCTAATCATGGTAATCCACAGAATGTaagttaatgttaataattatcttttaccCATAAAGTATTGTTTCTCGGTGTTTGCAACTATACTATGCAAGAAAATATCGTAGTATTGCGCCAGGATTGCGTTTAAACTAAAGGAATGTTGGCCGTGATCGAGCAACAAATCGTCGAAGTCTCGCTGACAAGGATTAATCCTCCCGATCGTAAAATTAAGATACACGGCACATGAATCGTGTAAACAGGCACGTAGAAGAGAATCGCGAAAGGGTGCGAACGCCGAGGCTATCATCGCAAGGTTATTGATAATACCAAAATAAATCGCAGGAGAAACGTAACAAATCCCGTTGACCCGTTGATTTACGATGCGACAGCCGTATGGTCCACGATCACATGTGCCTCTCAAGTATCGAAGACGATCGTCCCATTTTTTTCGTATTCACGATTTCGCTTTCCGCTTATTTGCCGAATAACACGAAAACCGTTATCGTAACAGTTGTTATGACGATAGAATTATGATGATAGTAGCATGATAACAAACATATGCGTAATGTGCGTAATCTAAGAAATGTGTAATGTGTTCGTCATCTTGTGAATTAAGCTTTCACACAGATACAACCTTTATTCGCACGTTTCGCGAACAGAgtgatatttcttattaaaagaTGAGATAAATTccttctcaaatatttttcgaaatatcacatttttttataatttctttaattttcacattaaatcttgaaaatgaaaattctattaaatttcacGTGAAAAACAAGATCTTATTACTTACTAGTTAGAAATGGATTTAACGtgtctttttttagaaaggaaTTTGTATTTCTGAAGTATAGTTTGtcaaaacaatttcttttacTAAATCCATTTCAGATAATTGTAATTtggaacaaaattaattttatgtgctcGGTAATGAAACATTTGAACAgaatatacacatacatatataaaatatatgttagaagttaattagattatacagatacgtaataaaattacactatatatatataaaattataattaacaccAATCCTGAAATCTAATGCAAATTATAGATcgtctaaaataaattattcacgaTATGGCTATGCtcatgtaacaaaaattattttagacatAATATCgagtatacatattaaatatactcgTCTTACAGTGtgcaacatattttatatgcaaagaTCTCAAGATACtaacttatttaattaataaagcattttaacgaaaaggaaaatagttaataagaaaaactgaaatatctcgtaaaaattgttcatatttttaatgacgAAAGCGAAACTGTCAAGTCGAATAAAATTCGTAGAAAAGCATATggaaattatttagatattactTCGAATTAACAAAGCGAACGAAgcaaatttattatctaaatttcTGAATTATGAATGACAGCATTCGCGCGAActaatataagtaatatagaACAGATTGTAGATTGAAATTGAGTTTACGGGAACAAAAAGCAGTTCGAATAAACGTACCGATCGAAATTGTTTTGCTGCTCAAATTATGGCTCAAGGAAACTATTTATGGGGTCAATTTGGTTACTCGTCGAGTAAAAGCTCAGGAACGTTAAAGATACCGTCCACCAGGCGTCTTGCgctcgtttatttttattaaccaCGAAATTGTTAGCGAATATCTAGCGcatatttgtttatatcgGGATCCTTAAATAGCAGAAACAATCGATTACTATGATAGATCACAGTTTACATCGTTCCCGAAAATGAGTCATTCGCTTTTaaccataattttaaataaatgtgatcAAATTAAGTAcacgaataattaaattggatgagatttgaaaattatatcacatACACGGAGAATATCTCATCACAAAATTCACCAAGCAACACGATTGAAAAGATCACGCGATGTTTAGAACACTATGTTTGTCATCAGTTccaattacatattattttattatcacacGTGTTGTCGATACATGTGGTTACGTTATACCATCGTCAGTTAAACATAGTGAAtagcaaaatatatgtattgcaaCGTATCCTCACTTTCGCTCACGGTCAGGGGCCCGATTCTCTAACGACAAACGTATGCGTAAACTCGgctctaacagaaaagctGCAAACTTATTGGCTACAAACTGTGCGAAAGCCAATCAATTTGCAgcctttctgttagagcagagtttgcgcatacgtttctcgtCAGAGAATCGGGCCCCAGAAATCATCTTGATTAAGTAAAATAACAGCCGGATTTGCACgtcaaaagtcaaaataataaaattaatgtagcAACAATAAGCGACAAGAATCACATGTAATAAAAAGCCAGTCCAAATATTTCTCATTGTTTATGTAAGTACAATCATCTGATTCTAGAACTACACACTTCTTACATTTTTAGCTACATCTTCGATGCAATCGATATTATCGTCAAGATTTTTACTAACGTTAAACAGATTGAGCATAACAATCCGCATCTTTATACAACTTCTGCCTGCAAAATACGGGAGCATGGAATAACAACGAACATGGAATAAAAACAGTCGGAGTTTGTTAAAACCTCATATGCAGTTTACTATTCTCTCCCGAAAatgtgcaataaattattatattttacctcAAAATAAAGATCTCTTTtatgctaaaaaaattatttgtttgcaTCAGgataataatatcatatataagtatatgcATGTCGGTATATCATCTttcagaatattaaaatttgcgcGACATAACGAATAGGTAAACGTTTTTATCCAATCATCATTTTTCTCGAAGgatatacaaatttatcaCGTCTTTTTTATTATGCTTTTCTCTTTTCAGACGGCCATGGAaagaagattattttaaaaatgttaaaaacacaaaagtatatatttaggaaaacgtcgatataattattaatttctttaaatcgttttattctttaaaataaaatttaaaattatctttaaaattagtattattctttaaaataaaatttaaatttatgaaaattttaaaaatctaatagaaaattgaaattttacaaaaatgtttaaaatatattactttagaagatttttcaatctacatttttttaaacgttttacCATTAATCGATCGTGTATATTATGAAGAAGCTTTACTTTTTTATGCGATAATTCAAACGGCGAAACTGTCTGATCAGATTGCGAACCGCGTAGCGTGTTAATTAAATCACATTAATTAGCGAAAAATAGGCGGCTCGCAAGTTTTTTTATGCTCTTTCTCATAATCGATATATACTTAGGCTGCAACGAAGAGTACAAAAGCTAAGAATGCACAagctaattataatattatgtgatCGCATACAATAATCACTCATAGTTATAATAGTAGTCCACGTATGCAAAACAATACAAATCTTGCAAGATCTCTTGACATAACAATCTGTAGTTAAATTAATGTCATTGTTAATCAGAGTGTAAACATTTCCTTAAATGCACAATTCCTCATTACTGCGTCGTAATTAAGTAATAGATCAGCGTGTACGGCCATGTAATGTAATACTATTTTATTCATGCAATAAACATATAACCAGTCCTATCCATCCCTATCACAAAACTGAATCATAGTAGGAAACAAAATCTTACTTAAGGTAAATGTATCACAAACATTGTGTCTGATGACCAGATTAATGttacaagagaaaaagagtGATAAAGATGAGCGTGACTAGTATATTGTTACATTATCGTCATTACAAAAGTATTAAACTTATGAAATCTACTACACGCAGTTCGGTTAGTTCTTATAGGACTTGACTGCAAAAACCTGTTAAACTAACGATTCTATAATTATCGCAATGTCAATTCATCGGCATATGCAAGAGatattacgaaaaattatacttgaaaagatttaattatactaCTTCAGTTATTctacagaatattttataccttACAAAAGTTTCAAATGTTCGAAACCGATATTTCCTGAACCAGATCTTTGTGAATCTTCAGTTTTTGGCATGTGGTACAAACGTTCGCGTTGTCATTCTTGTGCAGAAAtgcgataatttattatgagattaatatatattttaccataaccgatatttttataacaaatacatGATATTGGATTTCACACTCATACGCGTAGTGCGATTTTCGTAATAATGAATTTAACACGAATATTAACagattaattatatgaataagTATGTATGCTCTTTTTTTACGAggtatatataacaatttttaaaaacacgatgtaaaatatatcacatGAACGGCGTTAATAACAGATAGTTAATGATGATCTTCGCAATTCGATATAAAGcgatataatatagtattaatGCAATGTACAACTTGATAAACTTCCATTGTAAAAGTCGAGatgaaaatcataaataaatattatatacagctaaaatataatatactcatatgtaataatatcgaaacattatctatttatctcCGAATATCAATGAGAACGTAAtacaatgtaattatttatattaatattaatcttatttgaaataaaaatataatctgttaaaaatattatatccatTAAGATTAAAGatgtattattacaataattaagcTTTTGTGCTTCTCACTTGTACAGTCACTGATGTATtaatagtatttatattaaatagtatatttaatataaatagtatttaaacttttatatgtggAAGTActtaacgtttaattaaatttataaaatattagcaTATGcttaagataaataatataaatgtcttCGAGccttctttaaaaaatcactaGTAAAGAAAGATGCTAAGTGATTAAGACTTTGATGATAAAATTCAATTGAACAAAGTCAGCACATGATCAGACTGTAAATTTTTTGCCTTACTAAAAAAGTACATGGTATATTCATTCTTATAATACTGTAAATGTGATCTTAGTGTTATGCAGACTGTCTCGCATTGATAATTCCAAGCTACGTGCTgcaagttttaatatatatatgtaaagatattaattataattatttaaaaaaatctttcagtCCTTAAACGCAATATTATCGACAAAATTATTCTCTGGAATGCTGTGTTCACAATACTGGAATTTTGTTTCGACTGCAATGTATACCGTAAGTCAATTTCATTTAATCATCATTTGCTTTTATTACAATGTATCTGTTCAGTTGACAAGCacgataataatgtaattggTATACGACTTCATTGTGCTAAATAATGGCAGGTTAAGCtgaaaaaatatctcaatatagcattatttgtaaaacttatcttcttatagaaaaaatgaaagatgtAGATGGAAGAAATTATCCTTAAAATTTTGTCGAGTCAAATGATATCACTAGTATGCATTTTGCTCCGTCATACAaaagatttgtaaaaatttgtagttacttttttaagaaacacACAAACTTGTATAGATAAgcgaaaaatgttataaaattctcATGTTATTATTGATGCAGTTAATAAAGCGTACtgagtttttctttttcgttgtTAATACAcaagatatgaaaaattaaaacagtcTTAAAATGAATGCAGAAATATGGCCAGCTCGATAAGTATATGTTTTATCTGTGAATTCATAGGtctctttataaattatgatttttataaattatcaaaaagttCTTTGCGTCTTACATGTGTACAACTGtgtaatatttctcaataCTTGTCCaataaagaaacagaaaagGAACCTCATTCATTTCATTCAATTCATAGCCATTAGCACAGTATAAATTAAGAGCCTAACAAAACTTAAACTTTTTCTAAAGCTCCGATCGCTTCGCCATTAGCCATTCTATTACTAGCTTTGTGTCGATGATTGTACATAGTCTGCAGAGGTACATGGAGTAACTCCACAATCTGTATAAAGTTAGGCTCTGCAACAAAAGCAAACGGACAAATAAGTATCGCACGGCACCTTCTTCGACAATTTTTAGACCGAACAAATCACATCTTACCATTCTCTGCTGTAATGTATCCATGTCTAATTAAGAAGTCAAGGGCAACTGGTACAGAAGTGGTTTTGAAATGTGGGGAAAGTATCCTCTCTAAGCATTCACTAACGGGGAGTAATTCGAAGGTCTCCACTTCTCCGTCGCTATTGTTTGGTACGAAGTCGGGCGGCAGTTCAAGATCATATACAAATTCCGTGTTGGGAAACAGACCCCTCTCACTTTCGAAGAAGAACGATACGCAGCCGGCGCTCTTAAGTTTGGCAATAAGATGATTCGGAATGCCAGCTTCCTCGCCGGCCTCTTTTATCGCGGTTTCATTTATACCGTAACCAACACTCAATCCACCGCTCACCATGCTATCCCAGTATGACGGCCATGTCTGTTTGTCCGGACTACGCTTTTGTAACCATATTGACAAACCTTTGACAGGGTCCATTACATAGCCGTTTATATCCACTCCGTATTTCCGAATTCCAAATAAACCTGCCATATCGAAAGGCACATGTAATGTactgcaattaattttatgcaatttatctttattctcCTTGATACCTACATGTAGCCGAGCGATCCATCTTAAACAACGGTTGTGTATTAAATTGTGCACGCACTTCATGACATTCCTCTCTCCAGCCTCGTAATGTCACAAATTTTCCACTAGCCATCCATTCCCTCAACACTTCATCGACCCGCGCACTTCTTTCAGTGTAATCCCGAAAGGCTGGATTTAATTGCACATATTCGGGATGTACTTGAAACACCTTGAAAATTGATGTTTTGCATTGAATATACACGttttaacttatattaatgaaaagatTATACGACAAACTCACTTGAGGGTGATTCAATATCTCTTTCATCACATCTGGACGTACAAGTCCAACTTGCTGTCCATCGACAACAAAAGCCCTGCATTCTCCTGCATGTAAGCCTAAGGAATAAATGAattctttcataatttatacaagTATCATAATTTTGTTCCATATGCATCATCAAAAACGaatatttatgacaaaaaaaattatttaaacaccATTGCAAAGTCATGTTTGGAAAACGGAGCGACGCATGCATCCGacgcaataaatttacatattttacgcAGGGATTCTAAACGTAAACTTAGCCAGGCAGTCGCATTTCTCTCGGAATCAAGCTACGTGTCAAAGTTTCCGCGATATGCGACGATCTCCCTAAACGAGCGCATTCAAAACAAGCGTTAGGCGTATCTGTCGTTAGAAAAAAAGCGGAAGGTGATTTTTGCGGCAGTTATTCGGGAATCGCGACCGCCGTCGACGAGGCGACGGGGACGCGGCGGAGGCGCGTCGATAATCGCGTCCGCGGTCGCGATACGCGGTCGGGATTctcgtcttttttttctcttcctcttctctcctcccTATTATTTTTGCTCCGAAACGTGAACGGTAAATACATACGCGACGCGAAGATCGATATTCTCGGCGGTCGCCGCGCGTACGTCGGCCGCCGCGTCGTTACCTATCGATCACGCGGCCGGGAGACGCGTCGTCGGGGACGATACGTGGGCGGCGGGGGCGCGACCCGTCGCGTACGCTTACCTGACAGGTAGAAGCAGTTAAACTTGTTGGCGAGTTTCATTAAACGTGACATCGGCTTCTTGTCGTTATCCGCCATGATGTTACGTCGTTGTCATCCGGCCAGCTGCGACGAAAATCCTGGGCATCGAGCACATAACGCGTGTCAGACGGGCGCCTGGGAACTGTGCCTGTGTGGTTATCGCGCACCGCTGCGCCCCGCGGGGGCGACGGCCGCCGCGATTGGTCGGCCGGCCGGCGCGCACGCGCCACCGGCCAATCAGCGGGCGTCGCTCTACGCCGAGGCGCCgaacgccgccgcgccgctacGCCGCAAGCCGCCGCTCGCTCGTTCAATCCGGAATCAATCGCCGCCGGCCGCGGCACCAACGGACGGGGAAGATCGACGCGCAACCGGCGCAACGACGAAATATGGAGGGAACGCGAGAATTTCGATTGCGGAATCAATTAAGCGGAAGCGATCGCTCTCCCCGCGGCTGCGACCCGAGCCCAACGTAATCGCTTTAATTATTCGTATACTTATATTCGCAATTTCTCGCCTCGGCTTCTTAATTGGTCGCCGAAAACGAGGCGTAGATATGAATTTGTCGCGAGTAATGACGCGCACTTCCGAGGGTGTGTCTCGGAAATGCCGCGGTTTTCTTCCTCGCGAAAGTCCCGGCGAAATGAGACCCGAAATCGATTCGAAGTTCTTAACGGAATGATTGAGATTACGCGCGATAagtatttacttttactttcaAATCGTTGATTTTTTTGCGCGAGCGACCGAATTTGAGAGTCGTCTCAAGGCTACCGTCATATAGGTACAGTCGAGTacgaaaatctataatatgcGCAACTTATTACGAATTTGCATCGCGTTTGCCTTTTCCCTTCTGTGTTCTACTTATTCTCTCGGAAATATACGCGCGATCGGATCTGAGGAAATTGCGTGTCAAAATTCAGGCGGCGTCGCAAAATGGCGGCAACGACATACAGTGGACGACTTTTGTAACTGCGTCACGCGTCACtttgattttcattttttaattcccGAAGGCCTCTTTTTTCATACCCAAATGAGACTGCAGACCACTTGATGCTATGACACAAATGCTTTGAaccattctttttttatcgaagaaaaggagaaaataaGGAATACTTCGAAGGCATTTTTATAGTGTTAAATAATGAACCGCACCTTGAGTTAATCTTCCGTCATGCACTTTTAA
The nucleotide sequence above comes from Temnothorax longispinosus isolate EJ_2023e chromosome 4, Tlon_JGU_v1, whole genome shotgun sequence. Encoded proteins:
- the LOC139811238 gene encoding uncharacterized protein isoform X1, with translation MADNDKKPMSRLMKLANKFNCFYLSGLHAGECRAFVVDGQQVGLVRPDVMKEILNHPQVFQVHPEYVQLNPAFRDYTERSARVDEVLREWMASGKFVTLRGWREECHEVRAQFNTQPLFKMDRSATCLFGIRKYGVDINGYVMDPVKGLSIWLQKRSPDKQTWPSYWDSMVSGGLSVGYGINETAIKEAGEEAGIPNHLIAKLKSAGCVSFFFESERGLFPNTEFVYDLELPPDFVPNNSDGEVETFELLPVSECLERILSPHFKTTSVPVALDFLIRHGYITAENEPNFIQIVELLHVPLQTMYNHRHKASNRMANGEAIGALEKV
- the LOC139811238 gene encoding uncharacterized protein isoform X2 produces the protein MKEILNHPQVFQVHPEYVQLNPAFRDYTERSARVDEVLREWMASGKFVTLRGWREECHEVRAQFNTQPLFKMDRSATCLFGIRKYGVDINGYVMDPVKGLSIWLQKRSPDKQTWPSYWDSMVSGGLSVGYGINETAIKEAGEEAGIPNHLIAKLKSAGCVSFFFESERGLFPNTEFVYDLELPPDFVPNNSDGEVETFELLPVSECLERILSPHFKTTSVPVALDFLIRHGYITAENEPNFIQIVELLHVPLQTMYNHRHKASNRMANGEAIGALEKV